In Rhineura floridana isolate rRhiFlo1 chromosome 6, rRhiFlo1.hap2, whole genome shotgun sequence, one genomic interval encodes:
- the LOC133387921 gene encoding uncharacterized protein LOC133387921, with the protein MAIKKVAENLEITMFHKIMDEIEIMKIELSKMKQEIKDIRVPVREVTLEGVPVREETPEIGTGVPVREETLETGIGVPVREEIPEIGTNVEQEQDLEFMDFRNKIYCLELNVISEEMNEDSRDKVINGMDNLLDWNDVMEPNIEKIYGINCSHVTMEKLLRDDPVYFEKKNRDMILQQYFSNLFRMDGKKIFGIEVIPIRLLLYDYGFDSKIIMEY; encoded by the coding sequence atggcaattaagaaagtggctgaaaatctggaaataactatgtttcataaaataatggatgagattgagataatgaaaattgaattgagtaaaatgaagcaggagattaaagatataagggtccctgtgagagaggtgaccctggaaggggtccctgtgagagaggagaccccggagattggaacaggggtccctgtgagagaggagaccctggagactggaataggggtccctgtgagagaggagatcccggagattggaaccaacgtggaacaggaacaagatttggagtttatggactttagaaataaaatctattgtttggaactcaatgttatctctgaagaaatgaatgaagattctagagataaagttatcaatggcatggataatcttctggactggaatgatgtgatggagcccaatatagagaaaatctatggaattaactgcagccatgtgacaatggaaaaacttttaagagatgacccagtgtattttgaaaaaaagaacagagatatgattttacagcagtatttcagcaacctattcagaatggatggcaagaaaatatttgggatagaggtaattcccatcagactcttactatatgactatggctttgacagcaagattattatggaatactga